The following are from one region of the Georgenia sp. M64 genome:
- a CDS encoding PatB family C-S lyase, protein MSTDFDAITVEELRAVGGLKWSAFPDTIGAWVAEMDFGAAEPVTAALHAAVDRGLFGYLPTAVAKEMSAAYAGWARERYGWDVPTRNVRAMADVLATLEMTITHFTAPGSPVILPTPAYMPFLTLPPALGREVIQVPLLVEDGRYVYDLDGVDAAFTAGAGLLILCNPHNPVGRVLERSEMEAIAAVVDAHGGRVFSDEIHGPLVYPGRTHVPYASISATTAAHTITATSASKAWNLPGLKAAQAVLSNDADRRRWTEVATWAEHGAANLGVIANTAAYTDGGPWLARVLDYLDGNRRRLGELLAERIPEIGYTEPEGTYLAWLDCRALELGDRPSEFFRAEAKVTMIDGVLCGGAGAGFARFNFAMPRPVLEQAVDQMAEALARR, encoded by the coding sequence ATGAGCACCGACTTCGACGCCATCACCGTCGAGGAGCTGCGCGCCGTCGGCGGGCTCAAGTGGTCGGCCTTCCCCGACACCATCGGGGCCTGGGTGGCCGAGATGGACTTCGGCGCCGCCGAGCCGGTCACCGCCGCTCTTCACGCGGCCGTCGACCGCGGGCTCTTCGGCTACCTGCCCACCGCCGTCGCCAAGGAGATGTCGGCCGCGTATGCCGGGTGGGCGCGCGAGCGCTACGGCTGGGACGTGCCGACCCGCAACGTCCGGGCCATGGCCGACGTCCTGGCCACCCTCGAGATGACCATCACCCACTTCACCGCGCCGGGCTCGCCGGTCATCCTGCCCACGCCGGCGTACATGCCCTTCCTCACCCTCCCGCCCGCGCTGGGGCGGGAGGTCATCCAGGTGCCGCTCCTGGTCGAGGACGGCCGCTACGTCTACGACCTCGACGGCGTCGACGCTGCGTTCACCGCCGGCGCCGGGCTGCTCATCCTGTGCAACCCGCACAACCCCGTCGGCCGGGTCCTGGAGCGGTCGGAGATGGAGGCGATCGCCGCCGTCGTCGACGCCCACGGCGGCCGGGTCTTCTCCGACGAGATCCATGGCCCACTCGTCTACCCCGGGCGCACCCACGTCCCGTACGCCTCGATCTCCGCGACGACGGCGGCCCACACCATCACCGCGACGTCGGCGTCGAAGGCCTGGAACCTGCCCGGGCTCAAGGCGGCGCAGGCCGTGCTCTCCAACGACGCGGACCGGCGGCGCTGGACGGAGGTGGCGACCTGGGCCGAGCACGGCGCCGCCAACCTCGGCGTCATCGCCAACACGGCCGCCTACACCGACGGCGGGCCGTGGCTGGCGCGGGTGCTGGACTACCTCGACGGCAACCGCCGCCGCCTGGGAGAGCTCCTCGCCGAGCGCATCCCCGAGATCGGCTACACCGAGCCGGAGGGCACGTACCTCGCGTGGCTCGACTGCCGCGCGCTCGAGCTGGGCGACCGGCCGTCGGAGTTCTTCCGCGCCGAGGCGAAGGTGACCATGATCGACGGGGTGCTCTGCGGCGGGGCCGGTGCGGGCTTCGCCCGGTTCAACTTCGCCATGCCGCGCCCGGTGCTCGAGCAGGCGGTCGACCAGATGGCCGAGGCGCTGGCGCGGCGCTGA
- a CDS encoding response regulator transcription factor has product MADVLIVEDDATIRTALVRALNARHHSTMTAPDAMSGLQSLVEHRPDVVLLDLGLPDLDGAALLAMIRAVSDVPVIVVSARDEGAGIVELLDAGADDYLVKPFAADQLEARIRAVLRRAGAPGPSGPLTVGGLVVDPRARTVRLDGADIELSPKEFDLLHYLAERPGEVVKKRELLAEVWNQPYGGADKTVDVHLHWLRRKLGETGDGPRYLHSVRGVGVKLAPPP; this is encoded by the coding sequence GTGGCCGACGTGCTCATCGTCGAGGACGATGCGACGATCCGCACCGCTCTGGTGCGGGCTCTCAACGCGCGTCACCACTCCACCATGACGGCGCCCGACGCGATGAGCGGGCTGCAGTCGCTCGTCGAGCACCGCCCCGACGTCGTCCTGCTCGACCTGGGCCTGCCCGACCTCGACGGCGCCGCCCTCCTGGCGATGATCCGGGCCGTGAGCGACGTGCCGGTCATCGTCGTCAGCGCCCGGGACGAGGGGGCGGGGATCGTCGAGCTCCTCGACGCCGGGGCGGACGACTACCTCGTCAAGCCGTTCGCCGCGGACCAGCTCGAGGCCCGCATCCGGGCGGTGCTGCGCCGCGCCGGCGCCCCGGGACCGTCCGGACCCCTCACCGTGGGCGGCCTGGTCGTGGACCCGCGCGCGCGAACCGTCCGGCTCGACGGCGCCGACATCGAGCTCAGCCCCAAGGAGTTCGACCTCCTGCACTACCTCGCCGAGCGCCCCGGCGAGGTGGTCAAGAAGCGCGAGCTGCTCGCCGAGGTGTGGAACCAGCCCTACGGCGGGGCGGACAAGACGGTCGACGTCCACCTGCACTGGCTGCGGCGCAAGCTCGGCGAGACCGGCGACGGCCCGCGCTACCTGCACAGCGTGCGCGGCGTCGGGGTGAAGCTGGCCCCGCCGCCATGA
- a CDS encoding HAMP domain-containing sensor histidine kinase, translating to MRRLLLLYGLAMTTAVLVAFLIPLGLLARSLAQERALDAGRQDAQGVAVFAGGVAADAARLEAAVLDVNAGPRTTTVFRPDGSLVGPAAPVSTAVEVAAGGRALTARTDGGVEVLLPVGGADGVSVVRTFVPDGELTAGVARAWLVLAGVGAVVLAATVIAADRIAARLSRSVLDLATVAGRLGAGDLTARVEPSGPREVVAVGHVLNGLGARVSALLADERELVADLSHRLRTPITALRLDTELLTDPAEREQVTGHVDQLVAGLDAVLWAARHPAHEGATGRCDAAAVVRERGAFWEVLASEQGRVLTVEAAGPAEVAVGADELGAALDVLIDNVFSHTPDGTAFRLAVERDAVGTGDAPVVRVVVEDDGPGFVDLRLAERGRSGTGSTGLGLDVARRTAERAGGRLVLGNGATGGARIVLELPALREP from the coding sequence ATGAGGCGCCTGCTCCTGCTGTACGGCCTGGCGATGACGACGGCGGTGCTCGTCGCGTTCCTCATCCCGCTCGGCCTGCTCGCCCGCTCGCTGGCGCAGGAGCGCGCGCTCGACGCCGGCCGGCAGGACGCGCAGGGCGTCGCGGTCTTCGCGGGCGGGGTGGCGGCCGACGCCGCCCGGCTCGAGGCGGCCGTCCTCGACGTCAACGCCGGTCCGCGCACGACCACCGTCTTCCGCCCCGACGGGTCCCTCGTCGGGCCGGCCGCGCCGGTGTCGACGGCGGTGGAGGTGGCTGCCGGTGGTCGCGCACTGACCGCCCGGACCGACGGCGGCGTGGAGGTGCTCCTGCCCGTGGGCGGCGCCGACGGCGTGAGCGTGGTCCGCACGTTCGTCCCCGACGGCGAGCTCACCGCCGGGGTGGCGCGGGCCTGGCTGGTGCTGGCCGGGGTCGGGGCCGTCGTCCTGGCGGCGACGGTGATCGCCGCCGACCGGATCGCCGCGCGGCTCTCCCGCTCGGTGCTCGACCTCGCGACGGTCGCCGGGCGGCTCGGCGCCGGGGACCTCACCGCGCGCGTGGAGCCCTCGGGGCCGCGGGAGGTGGTCGCCGTCGGGCACGTGCTCAACGGCCTCGGCGCACGGGTGTCGGCGCTGCTGGCGGACGAGCGCGAGCTCGTCGCGGACCTCTCCCACCGGCTGCGCACCCCGATCACGGCGCTGCGCCTGGACACCGAGCTCCTCACCGACCCGGCCGAGCGCGAGCAGGTGACCGGCCACGTCGACCAGCTCGTCGCCGGGCTGGACGCCGTCCTGTGGGCGGCGCGCCACCCCGCCCACGAGGGGGCCACCGGCCGCTGCGACGCCGCCGCGGTCGTCCGCGAGCGCGGAGCGTTCTGGGAGGTGCTGGCGTCCGAGCAGGGTCGCGTGCTCACCGTCGAGGCGGCCGGCCCCGCCGAGGTGGCCGTGGGCGCGGACGAGCTCGGTGCGGCCCTGGACGTCCTCATCGACAACGTCTTCAGCCACACCCCCGACGGCACCGCCTTCCGCCTGGCGGTGGAGCGCGACGCCGTCGGGACGGGCGACGCGCCGGTGGTGAGGGTCGTCGTCGAGGACGACGGGCCCGGGTTCGTCGACCTCCGGCTGGCCGAGCGCGGTCGCTCCGGCACGGGGTCGACCGGTCTCGGGCTCGACGTCGCCAGGCGGACGGCCGAGCGGGCCGGCGGTCGCCTCGTGCTCGGAAACGGAGCGACCGGCGGAGCACGGATCGTCCTCGAGCTGCCGGCCTTGAGGGAGCCTTAA
- a CDS encoding FAD:protein FMN transferase: protein MSAVTTTAPAVREFRSMTSPVRVTLTDPGSAAQELLDDVETVFTEVARDCTRFGPVGPLVAANADPGAWHDAPPALAHALVQAQRAHRATDGLFDPRVLDVLTAWGYDRTLPFTDDGPGPVVEPRRTAAVAGTAPTPWEPRVERRTHGWRIHLGGVPVDLGGIGKGLAVRWAAAFLARAGQAFLLDAGGDLAVRGPAPHGGPWRVAVEDPAGGGPRLVLSLDTGGCATSSTRRRRWVCGEQAVHHLVDPRTRRPGGAGLAAVTVVAADTAWAEVWSKTLFLAGADGVRERAAELGLAAAWVREDGGVGTTAALDDLVIWRRTDG from the coding sequence ATGAGCGCCGTCACGACCACCGCGCCGGCCGTGCGCGAGTTCCGCTCGATGACCAGCCCCGTGCGGGTGACCCTCACCGACCCGGGCTCGGCCGCCCAGGAGCTGCTCGACGACGTCGAGACCGTCTTCACCGAGGTCGCTCGAGACTGCACACGGTTCGGCCCGGTCGGCCCGCTCGTGGCGGCCAACGCCGACCCCGGCGCCTGGCACGACGCCCCACCCGCCCTGGCCCACGCGCTGGTCCAGGCCCAGCGCGCGCACCGCGCCACCGACGGCCTGTTCGACCCGCGCGTGCTCGACGTCCTCACCGCCTGGGGCTACGACCGCACCCTGCCGTTCACCGACGACGGACCAGGACCGGTGGTCGAGCCTCGCCGCACCGCCGCGGTAGCCGGTACCGCGCCGACGCCGTGGGAACCGCGGGTCGAGCGTCGCACGCACGGCTGGCGCATCCACCTCGGCGGCGTCCCGGTCGACCTCGGCGGCATCGGGAAGGGTCTCGCGGTCCGCTGGGCGGCGGCCTTCCTCGCCCGTGCCGGCCAGGCCTTCCTCCTCGACGCCGGGGGTGACCTCGCCGTGCGCGGCCCCGCCCCGCACGGCGGGCCCTGGCGCGTCGCGGTGGAGGACCCGGCCGGCGGTGGCCCGCGCCTCGTCCTCTCCCTCGACACCGGTGGGTGCGCGACGTCGTCGACCCGGCGTCGCCGCTGGGTCTGCGGGGAGCAGGCCGTCCACCACCTCGTCGACCCGCGCACCCGACGGCCCGGCGGCGCGGGCCTGGCCGCCGTGACGGTCGTCGCAGCCGACACCGCCTGGGCCGAGGTGTGGAGCAAGACCCTCTTCCTCGCGGGTGCCGACGGCGTGCGCGAGCGGGCGGCGGAGCTCGGGCTGGCTGCGGCGTGGGTGCGCGAGGACGGCGGCGTCGGCACCACCGCGGCCCTGGACGACCTCGTCATCTGGCGGCGGACCGATGGCTGA
- a CDS encoding NADH-ubiquinone oxidoreductase-F iron-sulfur binding region domain-containing protein, whose product MTTTASATSRATTHDAGLLLDPVRLPRASAGAWAGPPEALAAHVRRLGPRPAGGAWLLATIDAAGLTGHGGAHAPTASRWRAAMDDDEPAVRRRPTADATPRRPLTAVANAAESEPLSAKDATLLRQRPHLVLDGLDLMAETLGADRAVLWLHDDDRPTRAAVELALRDRPVGRVPVEVAAAPAHYLSGERSAIARALAGGPVLPLGRPAPEVRTRWPRTVVSNAETLARAALLARGLPPLTGRLLTVLTPAGREVVEVPAGTPADVVLAGAGWREAPQAVLLGGFGGIWAPWHAVATFDEAALRPAGLSAGAGIVAPLPHGACGLAETAAITGYLAAMSAGQCGPCVFGLPALADDVRRLAAGTARRTARLGRPDRLTEDLDLVAGRGGCHHPDGAVRLIRSALSTFADDAHAHSRGRACRVGTFIPVPVVRS is encoded by the coding sequence ATGACCACCACCGCTTCCGCCACCTCTCGCGCCACCACCCACGACGCAGGACTCCTGCTGGACCCGGTGCGCCTGCCCCGCGCCTCCGCCGGCGCGTGGGCCGGCCCGCCCGAGGCCCTCGCCGCGCACGTCCGTCGTCTCGGTCCCCGCCCGGCCGGCGGGGCGTGGCTCCTCGCGACCATCGACGCCGCCGGCCTCACGGGGCACGGTGGCGCGCACGCCCCCACGGCGAGCCGGTGGCGCGCGGCCATGGACGACGACGAGCCCGCCGTCCGCCGCCGACCCACCGCGGACGCCACACCCCGCCGCCCGCTCACCGCGGTGGCCAACGCCGCGGAGTCGGAGCCGCTCAGCGCCAAGGACGCCACGCTCCTGCGGCAGCGTCCGCACCTCGTCCTCGACGGGCTCGACCTCATGGCCGAGACCCTCGGTGCCGACCGCGCCGTGCTCTGGTTGCACGACGACGACCGCCCCACCCGCGCCGCCGTCGAGCTCGCCCTGCGGGATCGCCCCGTCGGCCGGGTGCCGGTCGAGGTCGCGGCCGCCCCGGCCCACTACCTCTCCGGCGAACGGTCCGCGATCGCCCGGGCCCTCGCCGGCGGACCGGTCCTGCCGCTGGGCCGGCCCGCGCCCGAGGTGCGGACGCGGTGGCCGCGCACGGTCGTCAGCAACGCCGAGACGCTGGCGAGGGCGGCACTCCTCGCCCGTGGCCTCCCGCCGCTGACCGGCCGGCTGCTCACGGTGCTGACGCCCGCCGGCCGGGAGGTCGTCGAGGTCCCGGCCGGAACTCCGGCCGACGTCGTCCTCGCCGGTGCGGGTTGGCGCGAGGCCCCGCAGGCGGTGCTGCTCGGCGGTTTCGGCGGAATCTGGGCGCCCTGGCACGCCGTCGCCACGTTCGACGAGGCGGCCCTGCGCCCGGCCGGGCTGAGCGCCGGGGCAGGCATCGTCGCCCCGCTGCCCCACGGCGCCTGCGGGCTCGCCGAGACCGCCGCGATCACCGGCTACCTCGCGGCGATGAGCGCGGGCCAGTGCGGGCCGTGCGTCTTCGGTCTGCCTGCCCTGGCCGACGACGTGCGCCGCCTCGCCGCCGGGACCGCCCGCCGCACCGCCCGTCTCGGTCGGCCCGACCGGCTCACCGAGGACCTCGACCTCGTCGCCGGTCGCGGGGGCTGCCACCACCCCGACGGCGCCGTCCGGCTCATCCGCTCGGCGCTGTCCACCTTCGCCGACGACGCCCACGCCCACTCCCGCGGCCGCGCCTGCCGGGTGGGCACGTTCATTCCGGTCCCGGTGGTGCGGTCATGA
- a CDS encoding ferredoxin: MSGGVLRVDPVACDGVGACALAAPALVDLDRWGYPLLPRRDLASADMPAARAAARACPRRALWLEEAAAG, from the coding sequence ATGAGCGGTGGGGTGCTGCGCGTCGACCCCGTCGCGTGCGACGGCGTCGGGGCTTGTGCACTCGCCGCGCCCGCGCTGGTCGACCTCGACCGGTGGGGCTACCCGCTCCTTCCCCGCCGCGACCTCGCCAGTGCGGACATGCCGGCCGCGCGTGCCGCTGCGCGAGCATGCCCACGCAGGGCCCTGTGGCTGGAGGAGGCCGCGGCCGGCTGA
- a CDS encoding signal peptidase I: protein MPRTTDHRGPTPRSGRAAPRPRGLPPALRTAARRLSTLALVAAVLVVAVSATAVVTGRWQAHPVLSGSMEPDLPVGSIAVVQRVPTADLAVGDVITFRDPGDADELITHRIVSITVLDGERVYETKGDANDDPDPWQVTLRGEDSYRLAAAVPYLGYSVVAVRQPEARSALIVAGAGVVLYALVSLFLPDQWWRGRVRAAHPVPVRESEDAP, encoded by the coding sequence ATGCCGCGGACCACGGACCACCGCGGACCCACGCCACGATCCGGCCGGGCCGCCCCACGACCGCGCGGGCTCCCGCCCGCGCTCCGCACGGCGGCCCGCCGGCTCAGCACACTGGCGCTGGTCGCGGCGGTGCTCGTGGTCGCGGTGTCCGCCACCGCGGTCGTCACGGGCCGGTGGCAGGCCCACCCTGTGCTGTCCGGAAGCATGGAACCCGACCTCCCGGTCGGCTCCATCGCCGTGGTGCAGCGGGTCCCGACCGCCGACCTCGCCGTCGGCGACGTCATCACCTTCCGTGACCCGGGCGACGCCGACGAGCTCATCACCCACCGCATCGTCTCCATCACCGTCCTCGACGGGGAGCGCGTGTACGAGACCAAGGGCGACGCGAACGACGACCCAGACCCGTGGCAGGTGACCCTGCGCGGCGAGGACTCCTACCGCCTCGCCGCCGCCGTCCCCTACCTCGGCTACAGCGTCGTCGCCGTCCGGCAGCCGGAGGCCAGGAGTGCGCTCATCGTGGCCGGTGCCGGCGTCGTGCTGTACGCCCTGGTGTCGCTGTTCCTGCCCGACCAGTGGTGGCGAGGACGGGTCCGCGCCGCCCACCCCGTCCCCGTAAGAGAAAGTGAGGACGCGCCATGA
- a CDS encoding TasA family protein: MSRARLPVRTKLAWSASLLLAAVLGAGLAGQGTYAVWSDSVAVTHTITTGHLKLKIVAVDGAALDVPADEYALADDVRGSQVDLTRVVEIRNDGTLPVAVLTLTTTPSPDDVAVLAEELTLEVRVTDESGDAVSAATLASWESSGPADLGLPTTMEPGEAVLVTLHVTGTLTGHEKDSGVQPVYTFTGLES; encoded by the coding sequence ATGAGCCGCGCCCGACTCCCGGTCCGCACCAAGCTCGCATGGAGCGCGAGCCTCCTCCTCGCCGCCGTGCTGGGTGCCGGCCTCGCGGGCCAGGGCACCTACGCCGTCTGGTCCGACAGCGTGGCGGTCACGCACACCATCACCACCGGCCATCTCAAGCTCAAGATCGTCGCGGTCGACGGAGCCGCCCTCGACGTCCCGGCGGACGAGTACGCCCTCGCCGACGACGTGCGCGGCTCGCAGGTGGACCTCACCCGCGTGGTCGAGATCCGCAACGACGGCACGCTCCCCGTCGCCGTCCTCACCCTGACGACGACGCCATCGCCCGACGACGTCGCCGTCCTGGCCGAGGAGCTCACGCTCGAGGTGCGGGTGACTGACGAGTCCGGTGACGCCGTCAGCGCGGCGACGCTCGCCTCCTGGGAGTCGTCCGGCCCCGCCGACCTCGGCCTCCCGACGACGATGGAACCGGGCGAGGCCGTGCTCGTCACGCTTCACGTCACGGGCACGCTCACCGGGCACGAGAAGGACTCCGGCGTCCAGCCGGTGTACACCTTCACCGGTCTGGAGTCGTGA
- the wecB gene encoding UDP-N-acetylglucosamine 2-epimerase (non-hydrolyzing), giving the protein MRPDGGAAFHRRVPVFHLEAGLRSGDLSSPFREEANRWVTSQVTSLHLAPTAGARANLVREHVDAGDVVVTGNTVIDALLHAVGRPTTVTDPRLRAAMAAGRPLVLVTVHRRESWGAPMAGIGRAVARLALMLPGHTFVLPVHRNPTGREALLPAVAGLGNVVVTEPLPYGEFTAVVAASSIVVTDSGGVQEEAPALGKPVLVLRENTERPEAVEAGTVRLVGTEEEAVVAAVAQLATDPDAYAAMSRAVNPYGDGRAGERVVAAIEAFFGLGARMPDFEPELAGV; this is encoded by the coding sequence CTGAGACCCGATGGCGGGGCGGCCTTCCACCGGCGCGTGCCCGTGTTCCACCTCGAGGCCGGGCTGCGCAGCGGCGACCTCTCCTCGCCGTTCCGCGAGGAGGCGAACCGCTGGGTGACCTCTCAGGTGACCTCGCTGCACCTGGCACCGACGGCGGGTGCGCGGGCGAACCTCGTGCGCGAGCACGTGGACGCCGGTGACGTCGTCGTCACGGGCAACACGGTCATCGACGCCCTCCTGCACGCGGTGGGACGTCCCACCACTGTCACCGACCCCCGGCTGCGTGCGGCGATGGCCGCCGGGCGGCCGCTGGTGCTCGTCACCGTCCACCGGCGCGAGAGCTGGGGCGCCCCGATGGCGGGGATCGGCCGGGCGGTCGCCCGCCTGGCGCTGATGCTGCCCGGGCACACCTTCGTCCTGCCCGTGCACCGCAACCCCACCGGGCGGGAGGCGTTGCTGCCGGCCGTGGCCGGTCTGGGCAACGTGGTGGTCACCGAGCCGCTGCCGTACGGGGAGTTCACCGCGGTCGTGGCGGCGTCGTCGATCGTCGTCACCGACTCCGGTGGCGTGCAGGAGGAGGCCCCGGCGCTCGGCAAGCCGGTGCTCGTGCTGCGTGAGAACACCGAACGGCCCGAGGCGGTCGAGGCCGGGACGGTCCGCCTCGTGGGGACGGAGGAGGAGGCGGTGGTCGCCGCCGTCGCCCAGCTGGCCACGGACCCGGACGCGTACGCGGCGATGTCCCGGGCGGTGAACCCCTACGGGGACGGCCGGGCGGGGGAGCGGGTGGTCGCCGCGATCGAGGCGTTCTTCGGGCTCGGGGCGCGGATGCCGGACTTCGAGCCGGAGCTGGCGGGGGTGTGA
- a CDS encoding YibE/F family protein yields MAHGHGEVRLETGEARRVRTVLAAFVLPLLLATIVGLVVLWPRGETPVGSMPLTVEGVTIENGVVERVATPPGQTIVVELTSGADEGDQVPVQLPPALAAEADAGDRVKVASPGPEGGEYSFWDFDRRSPVLWLALAYLLSVAVVARGRGLAAVVGLVGSLAVTVYFVLPAIMVGQSPFLVALVGSSAMMFLAVYLAHGISIRTTTALLGTFAGLAITIALAAWGTRAAELTGSGDGVPIIQESFPGVRLSDLVLAGIVIAGLGALNDVTITQASAVWELHAADPRASRRRLFGRGMRIGRDHIASTVYTLAFAYVGTALPLLIVASLWDRAPLDTVMSGDIAEEVVRTLVSSIGLVLAIPITTGIAAVLVRRQPRRH; encoded by the coding sequence ATGGCGCACGGTCACGGTGAGGTCCGGCTCGAGACGGGGGAGGCCCGTCGGGTGCGCACGGTGCTGGCCGCGTTCGTGCTCCCGCTGCTTCTCGCCACGATCGTCGGCCTGGTGGTGCTGTGGCCACGCGGGGAGACCCCGGTCGGGTCGATGCCGCTGACGGTGGAGGGTGTGACGATCGAGAACGGCGTCGTCGAACGGGTGGCCACGCCGCCGGGGCAGACCATCGTCGTCGAGCTGACGAGCGGCGCCGACGAGGGTGACCAGGTTCCGGTCCAGCTTCCCCCCGCGCTGGCCGCCGAGGCGGACGCGGGTGACCGGGTCAAGGTCGCCTCGCCCGGTCCGGAGGGCGGGGAGTACTCGTTCTGGGACTTCGACCGCCGGTCGCCGGTGCTCTGGCTCGCGCTGGCCTACCTGCTGTCCGTCGCCGTGGTGGCCCGCGGGCGGGGCCTGGCCGCCGTCGTGGGCCTGGTGGGTTCCCTGGCGGTCACCGTGTACTTCGTGCTGCCCGCGATCATGGTGGGGCAGTCGCCCTTCCTCGTCGCGCTCGTGGGCTCCTCGGCGATGATGTTCCTGGCGGTGTACCTCGCCCACGGCATCTCCATCCGCACGACGACGGCGCTGCTGGGCACCTTTGCCGGTCTCGCCATCACGATCGCGCTCGCCGCGTGGGGCACCCGGGCGGCCGAGCTCACCGGTTCGGGCGACGGCGTGCCGATCATCCAGGAGTCCTTCCCCGGGGTGCGGCTGAGTGACCTCGTGCTCGCGGGCATCGTCATCGCCGGCCTCGGCGCGCTCAACGACGTCACCATCACGCAGGCCTCGGCCGTGTGGGAGCTGCACGCCGCCGACCCACGGGCGTCGCGCCGGCGGCTCTTCGGACGCGGCATGCGGATCGGCCGCGACCACATCGCCTCGACGGTCTACACCCTTGCCTTCGCCTACGTCGGCACCGCTCTGCCCCTGCTCATCGTCGCCAGCCTGTGGGACCGGGCGCCGCTCGACACGGTGATGTCCGGCGACATCGCGGAGGAGGTCGTCCGAACGCTCGTGTCCTCGATCGGGCTCGTCCTGGCGATCCCCATCACGACCGGCATCGCCGCCGTCCTCGTCCGCCGGCAGCCGCGACGGCACTGA
- a CDS encoding ATP-binding protein, protein MRRAASWGLAPRLLAATVAAVLVVAATAWAIAALVGPSVFHDHLAVSGVDDPDAVLHAERAFADAAGLSLTLGLVAGVLAAAAVSAFIARRAARSLTLATTAAGRVAAGDHSARVPAVGIGREFDELAAAFNTMAADLGSVESGRRRMLGDLAHEMRTPVATLEAYLEAIADGVQPADAETVAMLRGQVVRLARLAEDVALVTTAEEGRLAMRRAPVGVGTVVDAAHAQAAGRFAELGVDLAVRAAPDARSVVLDADADRLGQVLTNLLDNALRHTPAGGHVALEARRIGPGVAVTVADDGEGVSAEHLPHLFERFYRVDSARDRTRGGSGVGLAIVRAIVEAHGGTVRAASDGPGAGARFTVTLPVSVTPARVVGREEGNHGARSR, encoded by the coding sequence GTGAGACGGGCGGCGTCGTGGGGCCTCGCGCCGCGACTGCTCGCGGCCACGGTCGCGGCGGTGCTCGTCGTCGCGGCGACGGCCTGGGCGATCGCCGCCCTGGTCGGGCCGTCGGTCTTCCACGACCACCTGGCGGTCAGTGGCGTGGACGACCCCGACGCCGTCCTGCACGCCGAGCGCGCCTTCGCCGACGCCGCGGGCCTGTCCCTCACGCTCGGCCTGGTCGCCGGTGTGCTCGCCGCCGCCGCGGTCAGCGCCTTCATCGCCCGCCGGGCCGCTCGGTCCCTCACCCTCGCGACGACGGCCGCGGGACGGGTCGCGGCCGGCGACCACTCCGCGCGCGTGCCGGCGGTGGGCATCGGCCGCGAGTTCGACGAGCTCGCCGCTGCCTTCAACACCATGGCCGCAGATCTCGGCTCGGTGGAGTCCGGCCGCCGCCGGATGCTCGGTGACCTCGCGCACGAGATGCGCACGCCGGTCGCCACCCTCGAGGCCTACCTCGAGGCGATCGCCGACGGCGTCCAGCCGGCCGACGCCGAGACGGTCGCGATGCTGCGGGGCCAGGTCGTCCGGCTGGCCCGCCTCGCCGAGGACGTCGCCCTGGTGACCACCGCGGAGGAGGGGCGCCTGGCGATGCGCCGCGCGCCGGTGGGCGTCGGCACGGTCGTGGACGCCGCGCACGCGCAGGCCGCGGGGCGGTTCGCCGAGCTCGGCGTCGACCTGGCCGTCCGGGCGGCACCGGACGCTCGGTCCGTGGTGCTCGACGCCGACGCCGACCGGCTCGGGCAGGTCCTGACCAACCTCCTCGACAACGCCCTGCGGCACACCCCGGCCGGGGGGCACGTCGCCCTCGAGGCCCGCCGGATCGGCCCGGGCGTGGCCGTGACGGTCGCCGACGACGGCGAGGGCGTCAGCGCCGAGCACCTCCCGCACCTGTTCGAGCGGTTCTACCGGGTGGACTCGGCGCGGGACCGCACCCGCGGCGGCTCAGGGGTGGGGCTGGCGATCGTCCGGGCGATCGTCGAGGCTCACGGCGGCACGGTCCGGGCCGCGAGCGACGGGCCCGGCGCGGGCGCACGGTTCACCGTCACCCTGCCCGTGTCGGTCACGCCGGCGCGCGTCGTCGGTCGGGAGGAGGGGAACCATGGCGCACGGTCACGGTGA